The following coding sequences lie in one Lolium perenne isolate Kyuss_39 chromosome 2, Kyuss_2.0, whole genome shotgun sequence genomic window:
- the LOC127333277 gene encoding uncharacterized protein isoform X1 → MQVYVGPSMEKVELSSDLKFLSKIQIEWFKVLQIDQDLVRSDFVELNQELGNEFLNETSWGMFGLYYGDNRERQLLSCDTLIPLLDASNSGEEEEVELDKDFIYIVGILILMELKKYRDK, encoded by the exons atgcaggtgtatgttggtccaagcatggagaaggttgagctatcctcagatctgaagttcttgagcaaa atccaaatcgagtggttcaaagttctgcagatag atcaagatctggtcagatctgactttgtcgaattaaatcaggagcttggaaacgaatttttgaatgaaaccagttgg gggatgtttggtttatactatggtgataaccgagagaggcaattgctaagttgtgatactctcatacctttactag acgcgagcaattccggagaagaagaagaagtggaattggacaaggattttatttatattgttgggattcttatattgatggagttgaagaagtacagggacaaataa
- the LOC127333277 gene encoding uncharacterized protein isoform X2 → MLVQAWRRFWYDLVKSAKSRVQIQIEWFKVLQIDQDLVRSDFVELNQELGNEFLNETSWGMFGLYYGDNRERQLLSCDTLIPLLDASNSGEEEEVELDKDFIYIVGILILMELKKYRDK, encoded by the exons atgttggtccaagcatggagaag attctggtacgatcttgtaaaatccgccaaatctcgtgtgcagatccaaatcgagtggttcaaagttctgcagatag atcaagatctggtcagatctgactttgtcgaattaaatcaggagcttggaaacgaatttttgaatgaaaccagttgg gggatgtttggtttatactatggtgataaccgagagaggcaattgctaagttgtgatactctcatacctttactag acgcgagcaattccggagaagaagaagaagtggaattggacaaggattttatttatattgttgggattcttatattgatggagttgaagaagtacagggacaaataa